The window TAATCCTGTAGTATTTGGATAAGATTTGTTTTATATCAGCATTACTGAAATATTTCTTGTTCATCTTTTTACAGAATCCGCACCAGTCTGTATAGACAAAGAAAATGTACGGTTTGTTTTTTTCTTTTGCTGCTTTTTCTATTTTTTCAAAGCTGGATGCTTTGGTGTACCATTGGCTGGTTGTGACGGCCTCTGCGATGTGGGCGTTGCCGAGGAAGATCGCACAGGAGATAGTCAGAATCAGCAGGAGGGATACGGGGCTTTTTTTCATTCTCTTTTTCCTTTTATGTCCTAGTCAGTTAAGGGTTGGTATTTAACAATAACAGATTTGTCATGTGATATATCGCGGTTACGCAATCAGGTTTTCCCCTTCCATCTCCTCAGGCTGCTCCAACCCAAGCAGG is drawn from Candidatus Electrothrix rattekaaiensis and contains these coding sequences:
- a CDS encoding thioredoxin family protein → MKKSPVSLLLILTISCAIFLGNAHIAEAVTTSQWYTKASSFEKIEKAAKEKNKPYIFFVYTDWCGFCKKMNKKYFSNADIKQILSKYYRIKINPDNGEEEKALANEKGVNGYPDFRIVHPDGRTIKIHPFRDGGSLKVKAFIRDLKAALKG